The genomic stretch AAGAGCTTGATTAGAACAAGTGAAATCCCGAAACCCCATCCCCCCATACTCTTTGGCAGACACATACGCTTCCACGAGACCCACGAAATCTTCCTCTTATCATCATCATTTCCCCACCAAAACCTTGACACCATCGACCTCAGCTCATCACAAAAGCTAGCGGAAGTTTGAacacactcatcacataggtagggagtgaattggcaaCAACCTTTATACGAACCTCCCTACCAGCCCTCGATAATATTTTCCCACGCCACCCTTGTAATCTATTATTGAGCTTCTTCCGCACAATGTCAGTTATCGGCTTCTTCGATCGCTCCACAACCGTGGGCAGCCCTAAATACCTCTCCTGCTCCACCACAATTCCCACTCTCAACCGTCCTGCAACCGCTTCTCTGCGAGCCTGAGAAACCCCACGGCTAAATGAGACCGTTGTCTTCTCCAAATTAACTAATTGCCCTGAGGTATATTCGTATTTCCGAAGAATAGAGCTCACCATATCCGCATCCTCCTCACTTGCTTTCACGAAAAAGATACTATCATTTGCAAAAAATAAGTGGGAAATAGAAGGCGCCTGACTCGCGATCCTTAAACCATGAAGCGAATTATGCTCTACCGCTCTTCGCAAAAGATTTGACAACACCTCCGCACAAAGAATGAATAAATACGGGGTCACCTTGTCTCAAACCTCGCTCAGGACTGAAAACCTCCTTCACATTGCCATTAATCAGTACCGCCAAAGACACCGTGGAGACACAAGTCATGACCCTATTTATCCACCGCTCCTCGAACCCCATAATGCGAAGCACACCCTCAAGAAAATCCCATTCGACCCGGTCATATGCCTTTGCCATATCGAGTTTGAGTGCCATATGCCCATCCCCACTCCTCGAGTTATTCATATAGTGAAATAATTCAAAAGCTATAAGAACATTATCCGTTATCATTCTCCCCGGCGTAAAGGCACTCTGATTGTCCGACACAATGTCAGATAAGAATTGTTTGAGGCGATTAGCTAGCACTTTTGACACCAATTTATACACTACATTGCATAAACTAATAGGCCGAAAATCACGAATTTTATCGGGTGCTTTCTTCTTCGGAATTAGGACAATATGAGTATGATTGATCTCACTCGGCATAGGAGAACCGTTCAAAATTCCCAGCACTGTACGCAACACGAGCAGCCCAACAATATGCCAGTAAGTCTGATAGAAGAGCCCATTCATACCATCCGGACCAGGCGCCTTAAGCGGGTGTATTTGGTTCAAAGCCTCCACTACTTCCTCCTCCCTATATTCCTGCCGAAGAACCTCATTCATACTTTCACTCACACGCCCTTCCAACCCATTAAAAACATCACCAAAATCTCTCTCAGGTGTGGCCCGAAATAGCTCCCTAAAATAAGACGTAGCAACCCGAGACACAACCTCAGCCCCGGACCGAATAATACCCTCATCATCCACAAGCTTGCTAATATAGTTTTTTGCCCTCCGCTGTCCAGTTTGTCTATGAAAATAACCCGTGTTACGATCCCTCTCCTTTAGCCACAAAGCCCTCGAACGTTGCCTCCAAAATTGTTCCTCCTGTCGAATAAGATCAGCCACCTCCCTCACCAACTTCCTCCTCCTCGTAACCTCCTCGACAGTCCGGTCCCCTTCATTTAGACGCTCGATCTGTCGCCTCTTAGTGGCAATGGCCTTAACAATTTTCCCAATATTCACTCTTTTCCACGCCTGAAGCTGAGAAGCACTCTCCTCTAACGTCGTCACAATGTCACACCCCCAAGCACAAAGCCCCTCCTTACCGCATCCTCACTCCCGTCATCCCCTACTCACACCTGTTCAAAGCGGAACCGTCTCTTGCctctgtaatactacagttttatgagcctctgggtactctatcgagagggccttactctgtcgagtaagggtgttttgaattttaaaacagtgttctgcctgtagggtactcgatcgagtagcctgggcactcgatcaactaagcggcactcgatcgagtacgttagttgctcgatcgagtagctcggtttacgggtaatgttttgtcgggttttgttaataatgcgaataggtATATAAAGCTTTCCATCATAAACACtacacttttatcaaacctaattacttcaaaagagatttcaacctaagTACTTtgcatctttcgcattattgacaaatcccggagcttgagaggtcggaattcatcatcctttacattcttgtgatccttgcgtcgagggtaagatctacgaaccgattttatagtattttattaagtttgtttaaaccctattttgggggtttgggggttttgttgtcttttatgattgttattaattgtatgatcatatgttatgaggaggattcgtagaagaggagttttgataacagctgttgagatcgtctgattgtattgcattccaggtagggtttccctactcagtattagtcacatgatgtgttggttgtgaattgtgattgttgaatattatcgtacgagtattgtgacggttgttgggtttgcttgctgattagtagttgtgattgattgtatctgtttgtgttcttcggggtgcgtccctggctgagtggagtcacttgcgggagtggtttcacgcccattattcgccttctgtggaacccgccacagaagggatgtgcacattaatgaatttgggtttatcgctcgacggagatgagcggggcttaagtgggaacggctgcggtcccccactggcggcgatgagtaacttgttgcgatgggtactctggcagggctacacactttagtgtgtagtcagtattgtggagttggtgatggagttcggagtatatctgtgatgattgagctgtgttgtgtgttgttttgttgagttatgtaaattgtgtgattagtactggccccgtttaattgttttaaaaactgtggtgatccattcggggattgtgagaagttgttgagcaggtatgagtcgagatacaaggaatagctgggatgtgtcgccatcagatgatagagtcttccgctgtagtttggATAATTTTTAGACAGCTGTTTTGAGATCATGTAATTCATATTTTGGCAGtttgttttggattgtatttactcacttaaacattatgctatttaaatgttgtttcttcattgtcttttgattatcattgcctcgggaaaccgagatggtgacatctttatagctgagtggttctggtaaggcacttggagtatgggcgtgtcacaaagtggtatcagagcgacgatcctgaaacctgtaactaatgaatctaatgaacatagggagttaattaaaatgaacccggggtaaaggttgtaggagctaatggaaaggcttgggagacgtcctaaagtcgcgaaatcgccctacaattttgaaccggccacatggggggtatatgtcaaggtcgtatgtagtgtctgttagtttgtatgtgaatgtaacgatatatgttgtgaattgttggatgttgggggTGGAGGTTAAAATTGTGATATGATAAGTTGGTGGGGGGTGTGTTTATATGCTGAATTGAATAGAGgggcatgttaattgtttataatgtggcacttgataacatgaagtagattattatgatgattatatgaggaattgtgtagaattgcatgcgtagttatatgataatgttgagattatgcaggttgcatagtacgttgggttatatgagataacatgcgggtagtgtgtacgagtcagcatgactcgatcgagtggggggcactcgatcgagtaggtgaggtactcgatcgagtgggtctgactcgatcgagtgggtatttgacgtatTTATGATCAGAACCGTGtttttaggtactcgatcgagtacatgggggcactcgatcgagtaggagtcgctcgatcgagtggcatgtcagctcgatcgagtaggatagagatcagaaggtctgttttgggtctggagtcggggtactcgattgagtacgtggggaactcgatcgagtagcctcagctcgatcgagtgcgttttggcactcgatcgagtgggtctgtgCAGGCTGTATTCGTGTTTTGggttgtattatgtatgtttatgtctacccttttctTTTATAGTGTCAAGATGCCACCAAAGAAATCCGCCCTGTATGTGAGAGCTGAAAACATGACCACAGaggatatcgttaagatgttggagcatcaagatgctcttaccgagaccctaaagagagtggggaaagataaagaggttgatcactcaaagatcagtctatacatagcgaggtttaacccgaaagagtataagggaacagGAGAGCCGATGCTTTTAGACAattggcaccgtgagatggagaacattctggagttagtgcattgtcctgatgagatgaaagtagaacaagtTGCATTCTACTTAAGGGAagcggctggtgagtggtgggataaggtgaaggtgggtgctagggagatgtatgcgaagcaGGGTCTGCCtgttataccttgggaagagttccggagggctatgaggagagagtttgtacctgagcatgtgaggagtaagctgagggaggagtttgatgggttcaggatgacatctgatatgtcggtagctgagtattaccggcagttcaatgagaagtctaggtatgctgaggacatgggtttgagtgatgagaacctagcgctgaggtttgagaaggggttgacccccaggattatggaaaagttacccgtggaaatccttaccgatgttaaggaagcttatgagagggctgggagagctgagaggttggtggagatggcctgGGAGAGAGGAGGTGAGAAATGAAAGGaggagagtgagggtggtggccaatctaattacaagaaaggcaaccacaatcaaactagagcgttttcttctggctcggggttcagtgctggggcttcctttgggcgtggccgtgggagcggtagtggtagttgggggatgacctactttggttgtggcggtgtaggccacaagagaaaTGAGTGTACGAGTGTGccgggagcttttcagagattggctcaggggagctattttCAGACTCcgacacagagttatgcgagcaacaaaccagctgggtcatggaacaaccggggaggtcagagcaaccagggtggaggtaaccgcaatggcggtaattcttatcagaaaccagctacgaacaacaacaatcaggggtcgggtgctaagtaggctacttcagccagtactgtccagggaggtggacagaagaccagtggaaagctgtatatgatggaaaagaaagcagctgaggacgacgcacatgttatcgctggtacctttcttgttaacggtattcatacctttgttatgtttgatttgggggcgtctcagtcgtttgtatcttcgagtcatgtcaaacggttgggtctgagggtatacgagtctgtaagtgagaaagtttttatacgttcgggtgagtctgtatcgtgtgggaggttgtatagggatgtatttatgatagttgggcaagttgatctacctatagacttgctagagtttcctttagacggttttgagatgatagtcgggatggattggttaagaaagtacaaagctaagatagaccgtcatcaaaagaaagtgtctttgagaggtcctaaggtcgttagtgtgtcttatcgtgagtttgtggtcaaacccaaagttaagttgattgcagctgtgaccttgaagtcttatctgaggaaggggtgcccgttgatcttgtgccatgtgtgagctgaccggatagagagtccgacagctgatcagataccactggtgggtgagttttcagatttctttccagaggagattccggggttcccgccgaagagggagatagatttcacggttgagctgaaaccggggacggggccaatctctaaggcaccgtactggATGGAtcttaaggagttggaggagctcaggaagcaatTAGATTATCTGATAGAGaaaggatacattagacctagtgtatcaccgtggggagcaccagttctttttgtgaaaaacaaagatgggagtttgaggttgtgcttagattacagggagctgaaccgagtgacggtgaagaacaagtatcctttgccaaggatagatgacttgtttgatcagttgagtggtgcagtagtcttttccaagattgatttgaggtcggggtaccatcaggtgaagattagggaggtagacataccaaagacagctttcacgtcgaggtatggctagtatgagtatgtggtgatgccttttgggttatctaatgcaccggctgtgtttatggatttgatgaacataatcttcagtcagtttttggacaagtttttggtggtgttcattgatgatatttTAGTCTATtcaaagactaaggaggaacatgaggagcatctgaggattgtgttgcagaccttgagggagcacgagttatatgctaagttgtccaagtgtgagttctgcttagagagagttgcttttatggggcatgtgatctctaaggatggggtagctgtggatctggcaaagattgaggcagtgaccaagtgggaagcaccaaagaatgttgctaagATCAGGAGCTTCTTGGGTTTAGCGGGATATTACAGACGTTTCGTGAAGGAtatctccaagattgctagacctatgacaacgttgatgaggaaagagaacgtgttttgttgggatgagagttgtgagacggcgttccaaacatcaaatgagcgtttgaccacagctcctatcttagcattgcctgaggggagtgagaactttgaggtttatacagatgcctcaaagaatggactgggatgtgtgttgatgcagaacggtaaagtgattacCTATGCTTCTatgcaattgaagccttatgaggagaattatcctacacacgatctagagttgggtgcagtggtgcttgctctcaagatttggagacattacctttatggggcgacctttaaggtattttctgatcacaagagtctcaagtacatcttcactcaaaaagagttgaacatgagacagaggaggtggatgaagataattggcgattatgacatggatattatctaccatgaaggaaaaggcaatgttgttgttgatgccttgagcagaaagagtgtacattctttgtgtacaggtttatctttgatgaggttgagagacgaggtaggaaagtttgggatacatatgatgcagagaggggatgccatgggagatttgatagtgcagcctgatctttatgatgatattcgaggtaaacaggctttagaccctgtagatacccgtatccgtcgatattggaatttatagagaacccgacaaacacccgatgatgataggacacatgtattctttagttgtcattgtcattatttggagctcgttttacgaggtagaatgggcgtcgtcgatgaagtattttttttaatttaaatgatatttaagttaatgttttttagtaagttcattttattaatttaaatgatatttaaattatagtcttttttaaggtgatttcaatttaatttatcttattttgaatttattttcttaagtttattttattgaaaataaaataaatatttgatttgaaaaatcattttatgaatatatttgatttgaaaagtcatttattttaatgggttaattgatttgaaaaatcgatttttttaAAGCGAGGaactcgttttgcatcgtgtgtttttgagctcgattttagctcggttttttgaGCCCGGttcttttgcgaattggcacgaatctcgagtacactaacccacctaagcctctacccatccacccttgttcgaaccccccaaaccatggcccaaattctcgtcccaaacaaccCCAACAGCCCGCACCAAACCAATgcagcccctgttttggcagctcaatcccgagcccaaaacccgctccaaacgccaccaaaacccgtgcccattaaccctaacccataccctggtatcctacccatattatcctagcttaatcaccaagaaaacccctctcaaaccctcccaaaaccggctggacagcagccatacgggattgagcccgattgcctctccctctcttttaacctactttaactccttataaataccaccccttcaccatacattcattcctctaagttctccatacatccaaccatcacatagaagctttaaacctcagaaacaaaccctaaacatcctccaaaaaccctacacaaaaccgacacacaaacagaaactgtttgtgtgcctccttcgaaaatcatctcgttcctccatcaaatcaccataaaaattcgagtttcttgttcctaattaaccatacaacatccatacacacattagataaagaatcacgagccaaattgcccttgagagtacacgaaatccctcgaaaaacagagtgaaataacactctgttttcgcggtttattcttgtctgtccagttctgtttgtgctcgtttttcgtgcccaataacccaaatcgagcaggggttgctttaagatccttgttctcctctctttctagttttcaaaacatctttcggatcgaattttcgtcgtgaaacgagggagatatcactgttttaaaactgctgtccagaaactttccaaaacgcgtgttgctttgttacttcgtcgacgacggcctctcgagataaaatctaccatcgattacgacccaagacggtgtcaacgatacatgtaggttgagggtgcatcaaatccccttctcttctctctttttatttcgttttttatgcctttttttattgtcttttttgtttgtttttcgttttaattatcgtttgttttaaattaactacgaaactagttagtccgagtatgagttaaagtaccaccatgaacacccgcgttgacttgagatgggaaaagaaaccgctccttctgtcggtcgtacacccccgtctcatttacatatcctcgtgttcaaggtagggcataaataaaacaagttatctaacttcgatcttcgcttCGACCCTCTtcttgtttcggccaaatcgatggaccttaggacccgttgcatgttagtttaacttctgattgttaacctatgacgtaattagatgactttaaatcaatttaataatctaattagacactttaggtggcttcgacgtaagttataaaatcaatcgacgatttccgtaaataattgaatgcatctatctctttcacctaatttctcgctagtataagagtgcgtgattagcaccttcttattgacactcgatgagttaaattaattagcgaatttaacctaattggaccctttaggccgtgtagaatgcacccttgcgcgacaatcaatcaacatcgtttttaactcgttttctaacttgttttcgattccttttcgcaatcattcgatctaatcaataaatctaacttaggaactaggttggctttggttgggccgtggttggccgtgtgattggccgtgtgtttggcctttcctatttcgtttgtttttgcatcgttcgttctttattcgttttatcgcttgtatttaatttatgtttctttgagtcacgttttgtaatctatttgtaatttgttctcctttttgagtcaaaaccttttttgAAAACCttg from Silene latifolia isolate original U9 population chromosome 2, ASM4854445v1, whole genome shotgun sequence encodes the following:
- the LOC141641666 gene encoding uncharacterized protein LOC141641666, producing the protein MGEETVGEGGIAGAWMMEKGGDDTLWVAREEVMEVEEGELVNAGKGEGGVRDKQEVKSRKWVRVPREKSGGEQREAVGELTKFIIHEETGDWRVTGFYGWPVVADRHLSWKLLRILGSQSSLPWMCIGDYNEILFADEMKGGQRAQWQMNNFREAVDNCGLADISFEGYKFTWDNGQAGEDNRQSRIDRAMEESASQLQAWKRVNIGKIVKAIATKRRQIERLNEGDRTVEEVTRRRKLVREVADLIRQEEQFWRQRSRALWLKERDRNTGYFHRQTGQRRAKNYISKLVDDEGIIRSGAEVVSRVATSYFRELFRATPERDFGDVFNGLEGRVSESMNEVLRQEYREEEVVEALNQIHPLKAPGPDGMNGLFYQTYWHIVGLLVLRTVLGILNGSPMPSEINHTHIVLIPKKKAPDKIRDFRPISLCNVVYKLVSKVLANRLKQFLSDIVSDNQSAFTPGRMITDNVLIAFELFHYMNNSRSGDGHMALKLDMAKAYDRVEWDFLEGVLRIMGFEERWINRVMTCVSTVSLAVLINGNVKEVFSPERASEEDADMVSSILRKYEYTSGQLVNLEKTTVSFSRGVSQARREAVAGRLRVGIVVEQERYLGLPTVVERSKKPITDIVRKKLNNRLQGWRGKILSRAGREVRIKVVANSLPTYVMSVFKLPLAFVMS